From Streptomyces asiaticus, one genomic window encodes:
- the tgmA gene encoding putative ATP-grasp-modified RiPP yields the protein MQPFVLKHAIPAERSSVSVPYAYNAALQLNVLSDGRPAIADRAVLLATGTTTSTAGSKTHFDD from the coding sequence ATGCAGCCCTTCGTACTGAAGCACGCAATCCCCGCCGAGCGGTCGTCGGTCAGTGTTCCCTACGCCTATAACGCCGCCCTGCAGTTGAATGTCCTCTCCGACGGCCGTCCGGCCATCGCCGACCGAGCGGTGCTGCTGGCGACCGGCACGACCACGTCCACAGCCGGCTCCAAGACGCACTTCGACGACTGA
- a CDS encoding class I SAM-dependent methyltransferase: MPAKNLSANRSALGHRVSYALRHPQRVPRHLVRATRDAWLRYRYPDHVAYYRAVMRSDTRTSPEAAVGSRSHERWLALGAMQFDYLLGHGLRPEHRMLEIGCGNLRAGWRFISHLEPGHYYGIDISPDILAAAQDTLVRQNLQGRLPTLTPVRDLTLRFLPDAHFDVVHAHSVFSHSPLPVIEECLAHVGRVMAPGGWFDFTFDRTEGVEHQVLREDFYYRTETLIALAEKHGLAARFMADWEELPHGQSKIRVTHREGGRTS; the protein is encoded by the coding sequence ATGCCCGCCAAGAACCTCAGCGCCAACCGCTCCGCCCTCGGCCACCGGGTCTCCTACGCACTGCGCCATCCGCAGCGCGTACCGCGCCATCTGGTCCGCGCCACCCGGGACGCCTGGCTGCGCTACCGCTACCCGGACCACGTCGCGTACTACCGCGCGGTGATGCGGTCGGACACCCGTACCAGCCCGGAGGCGGCGGTCGGCAGCCGCAGCCATGAGCGGTGGCTGGCGCTGGGCGCGATGCAGTTCGACTACCTCCTCGGCCACGGGCTGCGCCCGGAGCACCGGATGCTGGAGATCGGCTGTGGCAATCTGCGGGCGGGCTGGCGGTTCATCAGCCATCTGGAGCCGGGCCACTACTACGGCATCGACATCTCGCCCGACATCCTGGCGGCCGCGCAGGACACGCTGGTGCGCCAGAACCTCCAGGGCCGTCTGCCCACTCTCACCCCGGTGCGGGATCTGACGCTGCGGTTCCTGCCCGACGCCCACTTCGACGTGGTGCACGCGCACAGCGTGTTCTCGCACTCGCCCCTGCCGGTCATCGAGGAGTGCCTGGCCCATGTCGGCCGCGTCATGGCGCCGGGCGGCTGGTTCGACTTCACCTTCGACCGCACCGAGGGTGTGGAACACCAGGTGCTGCGGGAAGACTTCTACTACCGCACCGAGACGCTCATCGCACTGGCCGAGAAACACGGCCTGGCCGCGCGGTTCATGGCGGACTGGGAGGAGCTGCCGCACGGCCAGTCGAAGATCCGCGTCACCCACCGCGAGGGCGGACGGACGTCCTGA
- a CDS encoding sensor histidine kinase, with amino-acid sequence MWSAWSGRSGSDGPDDPDERWLTAVLHIAFFLLLGSSLIRYLIRDTGSAPNGWVIALFVAFGALYLPGRWPAPAPSPGGRPSGRYLLWLTAVLAAWVALLVLAPSAAWCAMPLFFTGLHTLPTRYAVPLAAVLTALVVASKLRFMHDGFDPNALIAPPAIAAVAAAVLIHLRRQSARQRVLIDDLVRTRRDLAATERRAGILAERQRLSSEIHDTLAQGLSSQRMLLQAADRTWETDPEAARGHMRNAAEIASRSLAEARRFVQDLAPADLAERSLAQALGALAERESGAGPTVDFRLDGPLGPLPERVEAALLRIAQGALANVREHAGASRAALTLTCLGDQICLDIADDGRGFDTDTDTDTDAVPAPGSDRSRGHGLPAMRARVRQLGGTLTVESAPGEGTVVSAAIPVEPLPALVPDRPVETTP; translated from the coding sequence GTGTGGTCGGCGTGGTCCGGGCGGTCCGGGTCCGACGGGCCGGACGATCCGGACGAGCGGTGGCTGACGGCGGTCCTGCACATCGCGTTCTTCCTGCTGCTGGGGTCCTCGCTGATCCGCTATCTGATCCGGGACACCGGCAGCGCGCCCAACGGCTGGGTCATCGCCCTCTTCGTGGCCTTCGGCGCGCTCTATCTGCCCGGGCGGTGGCCGGCGCCCGCGCCGAGCCCCGGCGGCCGGCCCTCCGGCCGCTATCTGCTCTGGCTGACCGCGGTACTGGCCGCATGGGTCGCGCTGCTGGTCCTCGCGCCGAGCGCCGCCTGGTGTGCCATGCCGCTGTTCTTCACCGGTCTGCACACCCTGCCCACCCGGTACGCGGTGCCCCTGGCCGCCGTGCTCACCGCGCTGGTCGTCGCGTCCAAGCTGCGGTTCATGCACGACGGCTTCGACCCCAACGCGCTGATCGCGCCGCCCGCCATCGCCGCTGTGGCCGCCGCCGTCCTCATCCATCTGCGGCGCCAGTCGGCGCGGCAGCGGGTGCTGATCGACGACCTGGTCCGCACCCGCCGCGATCTGGCCGCGACCGAGCGGCGGGCGGGGATCCTGGCCGAGCGCCAGCGGCTGTCGTCGGAGATCCACGACACCCTCGCCCAGGGCCTGTCGAGCCAGCGGATGCTGCTCCAGGCCGCCGACCGCACCTGGGAGACGGACCCGGAGGCGGCCCGGGGACATATGCGGAACGCGGCGGAGATCGCGTCCCGCAGCCTCGCCGAGGCCCGCCGGTTCGTCCAGGACCTGGCCCCGGCCGACCTCGCCGAGCGCTCCCTGGCCCAGGCGCTCGGCGCGCTCGCCGAGCGGGAGAGCGGTGCCGGCCCGACGGTGGACTTCCGGCTCGACGGGCCCCTCGGCCCGCTGCCCGAGCGGGTGGAGGCGGCGCTGCTGCGCATCGCCCAGGGCGCGCTGGCCAATGTGCGGGAGCACGCCGGGGCGAGCCGGGCCGCGCTCACCCTGACCTGCCTGGGCGACCAGATCTGTCTGGACATCGCCGATGACGGCCGAGGCTTCGACACCGACACCGACACCGACACCGACGCCGTCCCGGCCCCCGGCTCGGACCGGTCGCGCGGCCACGGACTCCCGGCCATGCGGGCCCGCGTACGGCAGCTGGGCGGCACGCTCACCGTCGAGTCCGCACCGGGCGAGGGGACCGTCGTCTCGGCCGCGATCCCCGTCGAACCCCTTCCCGCCCTCGTCCCCGACCGTCCCGTGGAGACCACGCCATGA
- a CDS encoding response regulator: protein MSQTVPSSPSSPSSPSSAAAIRLLLCDDHAVVRAGLRALLASTDGIEVVGEAGSGEEALAMATRLRPDVVLMDLQLGEGMDGVTATRRLVSGDPPAPRVLVLTMFDTDADITRAIEAGATGYLLKAERPEELFAAIRDAASGRTALSAPVADRVLARMRSPRPGLSERERDILRQLARGLGNRDIARALFISEATVKTHLGRIYGKLGVETRAGAVAVATERRLLP from the coding sequence ATGAGCCAGACCGTGCCCTCGTCCCCGTCGTCCCCCTCGTCCCCGTCGTCCGCGGCCGCCATCCGGCTGCTGCTCTGCGACGACCACGCCGTGGTGCGGGCCGGGCTGCGGGCGCTGCTGGCCAGTACCGACGGCATCGAGGTGGTCGGCGAGGCAGGCAGTGGCGAGGAGGCCCTCGCCATGGCCACCCGGCTCCGGCCCGATGTGGTGCTGATGGATCTACAGCTCGGAGAGGGCATGGACGGGGTGACCGCCACCCGCCGGCTGGTCTCCGGCGATCCGCCCGCGCCGCGTGTCCTGGTGCTCACCATGTTCGACACCGACGCCGACATCACCCGTGCCATCGAGGCCGGGGCCACCGGCTATCTACTCAAGGCCGAGCGGCCGGAGGAGCTGTTCGCGGCGATCCGCGACGCCGCCTCCGGCCGTACCGCGCTGTCGGCCCCGGTCGCCGACCGGGTGCTGGCCCGGATGCGCAGCCCGCGCCCCGGGCTGTCCGAGCGGGAGCGCGACATCCTCCGGCAGCTGGCCCGCGGCCTGGGCAACCGGGACATCGCCCGGGCCCTGTTCATCAGCGAGGCCACGGTCAAGACCCATCTGGGACGGATCTACGGGAAATTGGGGGTCGAGACCCGGGCCGGGGCGGTGGCGGTGGCCACCGAGCGGCGATTGCTGCCTTGA
- a CDS encoding mechanosensitive ion channel family protein, which produces MNRALTLHDVIVVGAALVCGAAGGVLLRVALRWLGERARSTRWSGDDIIVDTLRTLAPWASMAAGVAAAAAALPLNRTVGHDVNQTLVAVLILVTTVTAARVVADLVRSLALSRSGVAGTASIFVNITRIAVLAMGVLILLETLGVSIAPLLTALGVGGLAVALALQDTLANLFAGVHILASKTVQPGHYIRLSSGEEGYVVDINWRNTAVRQLSDNLVIIPNAKLGNTIMTNFHQPEQQMSVMVQARVGYGSDLDHVERVTIEVAGKVMAGVEGGVVDHETSVRFHTFGESGIDFSVFLRALEFSDQYLIKHEFMKELHRRFRAEGIEIPLPTRTLVLPDQDRAPLPGRPAI; this is translated from the coding sequence ATGAACCGGGCTCTCACCTTGCACGATGTCATCGTCGTCGGAGCGGCGCTGGTCTGCGGCGCGGCCGGTGGTGTGCTGTTGCGCGTGGCGCTGCGCTGGCTGGGTGAGCGGGCCCGGTCCACCCGGTGGAGCGGTGACGACATCATCGTCGACACGCTGCGCACCCTGGCCCCATGGGCCTCGATGGCCGCCGGTGTCGCCGCCGCGGCCGCCGCGCTGCCGCTGAACCGCACGGTCGGCCATGACGTCAATCAGACGCTGGTGGCCGTGCTGATCCTGGTCACCACGGTCACGGCGGCCCGGGTGGTGGCCGACCTGGTGCGCTCGCTGGCGCTGTCCCGCTCCGGGGTGGCGGGAACGGCCAGCATCTTCGTCAACATCACACGGATCGCCGTCCTGGCGATGGGTGTGCTGATCCTGCTGGAGACGCTGGGCGTCTCGATCGCTCCGCTGCTCACCGCCCTGGGCGTGGGTGGTCTGGCGGTCGCCCTGGCCCTCCAGGACACGCTGGCCAACCTCTTCGCGGGGGTGCACATCCTGGCCTCCAAGACGGTGCAGCCCGGCCACTACATCCGGCTCAGCAGCGGGGAGGAGGGGTATGTCGTCGACATCAACTGGCGCAACACGGCGGTGCGGCAGCTGTCGGACAACCTCGTCATCATCCCGAACGCCAAGCTGGGCAACACCATCATGACCAACTTCCACCAGCCCGAGCAGCAGATGTCGGTCATGGTCCAGGCGAGGGTCGGCTACGGAAGCGATCTGGACCATGTCGAGCGGGTGACCATCGAGGTCGCCGGGAAGGTGATGGCCGGGGTCGAGGGCGGGGTCGTCGACCACGAGACGAGTGTGCGCTTCCACACCTTCGGAGAGTCCGGCATCGACTTCTCGGTGTTTCTGCGGGCCCTGGAGTTCAGCGACCAGTACCTCATCAAGCATGAGTTCATGAAGGAGCTGCACCGCCGGTTCCGCGCCGAGGGCATCGAGATCCCGCTGCCCACGCGGACGCTCGTGCTGCCTGACCAGGACCGGGCGCCGCTGCCGGGCCGGCCGGCGATCTGA
- a CDS encoding MFS transporter: MDSRRSDLDDGERGWPFLAAAYAFVVTMCGTTLPTPLYSLYQREFGFSSFMVTVIFAVYAAGVIVALLLLGSVSDFIGRRPVMLAALALSGLSAVCFLLAQGLPTLFVGRILSGLSAGLATGTATVTVIELAPECRRRGATLLATGANLGGLGLGPLLAGVLAQYAPAPLKLVFVVDLVLVAVGAAVVLALPETVRKRSRPPLRPQRLRVPKEMRSTFAAAAMAGFAGFATLGLFTSVSPTFLREVEGESNLAVAGAVAFSVFAASIAGQALGERLGPGRSLPGGCAVLVAGMAAIAVSLAIASLELLVLGAVVAGTGQGLSFHAAVRVVTERSPADHRAEVTSALFVLMYLALSIPVIGVGALTVAVGLRSAGLIFTGCVALLAVATLLRLRALSAEAPGR, from the coding sequence ATGGATAGCCGCCGTAGTGACCTGGACGACGGGGAGAGGGGATGGCCGTTCCTCGCGGCCGCCTACGCCTTCGTGGTCACGATGTGCGGTACGACGCTGCCCACTCCGCTCTACTCGCTCTACCAGCGGGAGTTCGGCTTCTCCTCGTTCATGGTCACGGTGATCTTCGCCGTGTACGCGGCGGGGGTCATCGTCGCGCTGCTGCTGCTCGGAAGTGTGTCCGACTTCATCGGCCGACGGCCCGTCATGCTGGCCGCGCTGGCGCTGTCGGGGCTGAGCGCGGTGTGCTTCCTCCTCGCGCAGGGACTGCCGACGCTGTTCGTGGGCCGCATCCTGTCGGGTCTCTCCGCGGGCCTGGCCACCGGCACCGCCACCGTGACGGTGATCGAGCTCGCGCCGGAGTGCCGGCGCCGTGGCGCCACCCTCCTCGCGACCGGGGCCAACCTGGGCGGGCTCGGGCTCGGCCCGTTGCTGGCGGGCGTGCTGGCACAGTACGCCCCGGCGCCGCTGAAGCTGGTGTTCGTGGTGGATCTGGTGCTGGTGGCGGTTGGCGCCGCCGTGGTGCTCGCCCTTCCGGAGACCGTACGGAAGCGGAGCCGTCCGCCGCTGAGGCCGCAGCGGCTGCGGGTGCCCAAGGAGATGCGCTCGACGTTCGCGGCCGCGGCCATGGCGGGGTTCGCGGGCTTTGCCACGCTGGGCCTGTTCACCTCGGTGTCGCCCACGTTCCTGCGCGAGGTGGAGGGGGAGAGCAATCTCGCGGTCGCCGGTGCCGTGGCGTTCTCGGTCTTCGCCGCCTCGATCGCCGGCCAGGCGCTGGGAGAGCGGCTGGGTCCGGGACGTTCGCTGCCCGGGGGATGCGCGGTGCTGGTGGCCGGTATGGCGGCCATCGCCGTCTCGCTCGCGATCGCGTCACTGGAACTGCTGGTACTGGGCGCCGTCGTCGCGGGGACGGGGCAGGGGCTGTCGTTCCACGCGGCCGTACGGGTGGTGACGGAGCGCAGCCCGGCCGACCACCGCGCCGAGGTCACCTCCGCCCTGTTCGTGCTGATGTATCTGGCGCTCTCGATTCCGGTGATCGGCGTGGGCGCGCTGACGGTCGCGGTCGGGCTGCGGTCCGCCGGGCTGATCTTCACGGGCTGCGTGGCCCTGCTGGCCGTGGCCACCCTGCTGCGGCTGCGGGCGCTCTCCGCGGAGGCGCCCGGCCGCTGA
- a CDS encoding endonuclease/exonuclease/phosphatase family protein, producing MPAPVFSRRHGMRAAAAAAVALPLASQPQNVAAAAPVTPITPADGPRLAVMTFNLRYAGDAEPNSWGQRRPVMRELLRRARPHLLGTQEGLYGQLRDIAHDLGQPYSWIGTGRMGGSRDEFMAVFYDTGRLEPLEYDHFWLSDTPNVIGSNTWGGAVVRMVTWVRFHDRHTGKEFYALNTHLDHRSQNAREHSAALITERLGGLDSALPRIVTGDFNVAAHGNPVYDAMLNGGTLVDAWDTAERRGPLYGTFHGFGPLVPDGDRIDWILTSPGVRTRHAVIDTYSRDGQFPSDHLPVRTVLEL from the coding sequence ATGCCCGCACCTGTGTTCAGTCGCCGTCACGGTATGCGCGCCGCGGCCGCGGCGGCCGTCGCGCTTCCGCTCGCCTCCCAGCCGCAGAACGTGGCCGCGGCCGCCCCCGTCACCCCGATCACCCCCGCCGACGGTCCCCGGCTGGCCGTCATGACGTTCAATCTGCGCTATGCCGGCGACGCCGAGCCCAACTCCTGGGGGCAGCGCCGTCCCGTCATGCGGGAGCTGCTGCGCCGGGCCCGGCCCCATCTGCTCGGCACCCAGGAGGGGCTGTACGGCCAGCTGCGCGACATCGCCCACGACCTCGGGCAGCCCTACTCGTGGATCGGCACCGGGCGGATGGGGGGCAGCCGCGACGAGTTCATGGCCGTCTTCTACGACACCGGGCGGCTCGAACCCCTGGAGTACGACCACTTCTGGCTGTCCGACACCCCGAACGTCATCGGCTCCAACACCTGGGGCGGGGCCGTGGTCCGGATGGTCACCTGGGTGCGCTTCCACGACCGGCACACCGGCAAGGAGTTCTACGCCCTCAACACCCATCTGGACCACCGCAGCCAGAACGCCCGTGAGCACTCCGCCGCGCTGATCACCGAGCGGCTCGGCGGTCTGGACTCCGCGCTCCCCCGCATCGTGACCGGCGACTTCAATGTGGCGGCCCACGGCAACCCGGTCTACGACGCCATGCTGAACGGCGGCACGCTGGTGGACGCCTGGGACACCGCCGAGCGGCGCGGCCCGCTGTACGGGACGTTCCACGGCTTTGGCCCGCTGGTCCCGGACGGCGACCGGATCGACTGGATCCTGACCTCACCCGGTGTGCGCACCCGCCACGCCGTCATCGACACGTACTCGCGGGACGGCCAGTTCCCCAGCGACCATCTGCCGGTGCGGACGGTCCTGGAGCTGTAG